A region of Diospyros lotus cultivar Yz01 chromosome 3, ASM1463336v1, whole genome shotgun sequence DNA encodes the following proteins:
- the LOC127796249 gene encoding protein SOSEKI 3-like — protein sequence MESRVKKYRQLSPERAKVWTERSPKYQQVLPRVPVVYYLCRNRQLEHPHFLEVPLSSPDGLYLRDVIARLNALRGRGMASMYSWSCKRSYKNGFVWHDLGEDDIIFPAHGNEYILKASELFEECNSGLASPAANQLQNPKQLPEPVLLRSHDDSSSSSSMTGRDIKHSQDDELSPPIQCPGSSGVSPQSSDGKSFPLNGCPSLTDSEVYKGDGIKDGNVSSLNGCLSLTEYKIYKNNGMADASTQTEENLRRTNKAQETCTRGISTDEGLLEIDNSGSCQNQVPHIKEMPDISRNLISPPLSSSNYSLSHVKTETLGSLMRADARNINSFRILEEEELRMPSYTKLKASDLLMHLLSCGSIAVKDHSFGVIPTYRPEFSHSKSPSPFFSTSFVLGELDCLTENPRFRGLSLEDKEYFSGTLVETNMLKEEGHGFNALKRSSSSSCHADRNHKQLDSSADNEETTSRHSKCIPRSIKASFSRHPRSESMRSPLSEGPRVSFDGMDSSRTMVPHIPNDSSRRIMEPSSGKNQTTKLDSFGEDKSKFVKIEESLLQGLEL from the exons ATGGAGAGCCGCGTGAAGAAGTACCGGCAATTGAGTCCGGAGAGGGCGAAAGTATGGACGGAGAGGTCGCCAAAGTACCAGCAGGTTCTTCCGAGAGTGCCGGTGGTTTATTATCTTTGCAGAAATCGGCAGCTCGAACATCCTCACTTCCTCGAGGTTCCGCTTTCGTCCCCAGATGGGCTCTACTTGAGAG ATGTGATTGCTAGGCTTAATGCCCTGAGAGGCAGAGGCATGGCTTCAATGTATTCATGGTCCTGCAAGAG AAGCTACAAGAATGGGTTTGTGTGGCATGATCTGGGAGAAGATGACATAATTTTTCCGGCTCATGGAAATGAATACATTCTGAAAGCTTCTGAACTCTTTGAGGAATGTAATTCAG GTCTTGCTAGTCCTGCTGCAAATCAATTGCAGAATCCAAAACAATTACCAGAACCAGTATTGTTGAGGAGTCATGATGATTCGTCATCTTCTTCAAGCATGACTGGGAGAGATATAAAGCATTCTCAAGATGATGAGCTTTCTCCTCCAATTCAATGTCCCGGTTCATCTGGTGTGTCCCCACAATCTAGTGATGGGAAAAGTTTCCCCTTGAATGGTTGTCCAAGCTTGACAGATTCTGAGGTTTACAAGGGTGATGGTATTAAGGATGGAAATGTTTCCTCCTTGAATGGTTGTCTAAGCTTGACAGAGTACAAGATTTACAAGAATAATGGTATGGCTGATGCTTCCACTCAGACAGAGGAAAATTTAAGGAGAACCAATAAAGCTCAAGAGACTTGCACAAGGGGCATTTCAACTGATGAAGGCTTGTTGGAAATTGATAACAGTGGGTCTTGTCAAAACCAGGTTCCACACATAAAAGAAATGCCTGATATTTCTAGGAATTTGATCTCCCCACCTCTGTCTTCATCCAACTACTCTTTGTCGCATGTGAAGACTGAGACCTTGGGTTCTCTAATGAGAGCCGATGCTCGTAATATCAACAGCTTTAGGATACTTGAAGAGGAGGAATTGCGGATGCCATCTTATACAAAGCTCAAGGCTTCAGACCTGCTGATGCATTTACTCTCCTGTGGGTCAATTGCAGTGAAAGATCACAGCTTTGGTGTGATCCCTACCTACAGGCCTGAGTTTTCACATTCAAAATCTCCCTCACCATTCTTCTCAACATCATTTGTGTTGGGAGAGCTTGATTGCCTGACAGAGAACCCAAGATTCAGAGGTCTGAGTTTGGAGGATAAGGAATACTTCAGTGGGACCTTAGTTGAGACAAATATGCTGAAGGAAGAAGGGCATGGCTTTAATGCTCTAAAGCGATCATCGTCATCTTCTTGTCATGCTGACAG GAATCATAAGCAATTGGATTCGTCTGCAGACAATGAGGAGACAACATCAAGACATTCAAAGTGCATCCCCCGCTCAATCAAGGCTTCATTTAGCAGGCATCCAAGAAGTGAATCAATGAGGTCCCCTCTTTCCGAAGGACCAAGAGTATCTTTTGATGGAATGGATAGCTCAAGAACCATGGTCCCTCACATACCCAATGACAGCAGCAGAAGAATCATGGAACCTTCCTCAGGAAAGAACCAAACAACAAAACTAGATTCTTTCGGAGAAGACAAGAGCAAGTTCGTCAAAATAGAAGAAA GCTTGCTTCAGGGGCTCGAGTTATAA